The genomic region CGTGTCTGACGATGCGAGGCTCAGGTTTTCGGCAGCGTCACGCCGTGCTGCCCCTGATACTTGCCGCCGCGGTCGGCGTAGGACGTCTCGCAGATTTCATCGCTTTCGAAGAACAAAACCTGCGCGACGCCCTCGTTCGCGTAGATTTTGGCGGGCAACGGTGTCGTATTCGAGAATTCGAGCGTCACGTAGCCTTCCCATTCCGGCTCGAACGGCGTCACGTTGACGATGATGCCGCAGCGCGCGTAAGTGGACTTGCCGAGACACACGGTCAGGCAAGAACGCGGAATGCGGAAATATTCCACCGTTCGCGCGAGCGCGAAGGAATTGGGCGGGATGATGCAGACATCGCCCTTGAAGTCGACGAACGATTTCTCGTCGAACGCCTTCGGGTCCACGATGGTCGAATTGATGTTCGTGAAGATCTTGAATTCGTCCGCAACGCGGATGTCGTAGCCGTAACTCGACGTGCCGTAGGAGACGATCTTGCGGCCGTCCTCGGCCACGCGCACCTGATCGCGCACGAACGGCTCGATCATCTTGTGCTCTTCGGCCATGCGCCGAATCCACTTGTCGGACTTGATGCTCATAGGGGACGCTACCCAACGTTTGAGGCGTGCAGCGGCAAGAATCGCGCGGCTGCCTGCCTGCGGTGAAACGGCGCATGGCCTTGGCGCGGCCAGACGAAAATTCGAACCGCGTATTTTACGCGAATGACGCCCGCGGGGAGATCGGCCGTCCGGACGATGCGCGCTAGCGCCGGATCACGCCGCACGCAAGCGCCGGACCCACGTTGTGCGGACTCGCTGCGTAGGGGTCGGTGGCTTCGCGATGAAGCATGATGGCGCGCGAGATGACCGAGCGCACGCCGTCGAGCGACACGTCCGTCGCGACGATGAAGCCCGTGGCCGAGCCGGTCGCGTCGGCGTGAATGTTGCCGAGCTCGCCTTCGACGCGGCTGCTCGCGCGCCGGCGATCGGAGGGCAGCGCGAAGACAGGGCTCGCGTCGCCGTTCACCGCGATGC from Caballeronia sp. Lep1P3 harbors:
- a CDS encoding superoxide dismutase family protein, which translates into the protein MRDRFDGRSRLARFALLAFAACSVLLGGCGIIFQNHEKRADAALTPTPGNTARGTITLIERADGVQVSYSLTDMPPNSDHALEVHERGDCIAVNGDASPVFALPSDRRRASSRVEGELGNIHADATGSATGFIVATDVSLDGVRSVISRAIMLHREATDPYAASPHNVGPALACGVIRR
- the dcd gene encoding dCTP deaminase translates to MSIKSDKWIRRMAEEHKMIEPFVRDQVRVAEDGRKIVSYGTSSYGYDIRVADEFKIFTNINSTIVDPKAFDEKSFVDFKGDVCIIPPNSFALARTVEYFRIPRSCLTVCLGKSTYARCGIIVNVTPFEPEWEGYVTLEFSNTTPLPAKIYANEGVAQVLFFESDEICETSYADRGGKYQGQHGVTLPKT